ttgaaaaaaaaaccgatagtatataaaaatttcttttctattttctaGCCATTTTTATGATCATTTAAAAGGAGGGGCACATTCAATCATTGTTTATCCATTAAACCAGGCTCTTACTCTCGAATTCACCGATTCAAATTcagttaaaaaaattcaaactcacCATAAGAGAttttcaaaaggaaaaaaaaaatgcaatctattattagaaatttatctattttctttAAATGTATGTCTTATGTATTGTTTAGAAAATTTTTACTTCaaactttatatttaattattaggctatttacataaaaaaatattaaaaattttatgttattttataatttaatctaaaattttaaaatttaataaaattatttaaaattacaaattttgttataattatattcaatCTTAAAACTTGAATTAAAAAGAGAGTGTATTGCTGAAATAGCAAGATTgcatgaattattttattatacttatatgttatatagataaatgttattaatacgaaaaatttaaaactcttaactattttataatttaattcaaaactttaaacattgatataattcaattcaaaatttttaaatttatccttTTTCACTACTAAATTTCTAATactctattattattatacttCACTTCCAtttgttaaatataaaaaactatAATAGAACTTCTTTTGTTACTGAATTTATCCTCTTTTGTTTTCAAGCATTGACTTATACTATTATGTAGCAGTAGAAAATTAATTCCACAACTGTAAATAGTAAgaccataatttttattttttattatattgaaaattaatttttattttttattatattttcttataataaatataatgaaatttattgCGATAAACATTCaataagttatttaaaaaataaaaattaataaatatgagattttttacaatttttattgAAACTAATTGcaaatacaaataaattaaagtagagaaaaataaatttagagattttgagttgaattatattaatttttattttttttaattatttttgctAAATTATATATAAGAGTACAAATGATAAGCCAAATTGATTGGCAAATTAAAAGACCATTaatttttatgtcatttattataactataaattttactaaaagcaaaaaataaaaattataaaacaataatataatggattacaaataaatattataaaaatataaaagctcCGTCTGAACTTGAAAAACGAAAATAAATAGTATTATgtgaatgaaaataaatatttttatttttcaattaatttattataatgctAAAATTTgagtattatttaataaattgacaatttaaaatttataatataataaagacTCAGTATATGATTTGCCCTTCAACCTTTACACAAAAAGATAGTGGCACcttgatatttttttagtaaaatttttaacacgtaaaatttataaaaatataattatttaatctttatacaCACATACAATTTAcccacttttaaatttttaaaagttaaataattatatatatattttataaaattaagatattaaatagttaaatttttatataatttaaatgtgaAATGTTAATAACAAAAACATCATAATACCAactgattttttatataaatatcaagAGTACATTTCATTTTTTATACTCTCTCGGTCatcttttgtaattttataattattattacaaaataaataatttattttgtgatgTGTGGACAGCATAATTAACAATTgagttaattattaatattgttgACCAAAATTATAACTAGATATAAACATTAGGAAAATTCATTCATATGCACAATAACATAATTGTTGGCATCTTTCAGcaaattagtaaaaaaataaagtagtgACACGTACCTCTCTAAACGAGAAAAGTGGTTGTGGAATTTGAAGTTTTAGTTCGTCCTCTTGCTTATCCATGAGCATTTCTTGCATTTCTTGAGATTCAAAATTGAAAGTTTGCAGCTTTCCGCATAGAtgtacatttaaatattttagctgTGGACATTCTAGAGTGTGCTTTCCTGAGTAAAAATAGTTCAATTCATCTAATCCCAAAAGGACCATGGCCTTTAGCCCACGAAATGCAAACTTGGGAATAATAGCAAGTGCCTCTGCTCTTTCCTCCTTAGCAACGATTTCCTCCATTCCACAATCACCTATGGTTAGCAATTCAAGATGCGGTAGACATTGACCTACTGAAAATGGGaagaattttttcaaatttggaCAATCCCAAGCAATCACTACATGTAGGTTATAAAAGGAGAGACTGCCATGAGGATCCCTATTCCATATTTGAATTAAGTTGGGAAGATTCCGAATGTCCAAATTTCTCAATTGACTATGCCTTGCAACATgtacttctctttcttttattattgCTTGGAGATCAAACACCTCTTTCACTGAATCACAATGTTGTACAGTTAAGAATTCTAGATTCACCAAAAACTTTTCCAATAATTTAGACGGAAAGATTTCCAGTAGCTGTTTTCCATTTAGCACCTTTAGCTCTTTTAATCTACCAAAGGAATCTGCTAGGACTTCATCACACCATATCATCTTCAACATATGCATGTCCTCAACATGCAATTCGTCCAAATTAGGAAACCAAACCTAAAAATACAAACattagagaaaaatattttaaacatgaCATGAAGGAAGGATTGATAAAGATTAGAACCTTTTCGTCGAAGAGAGATGTGTTCGCTTGTGTGGAAACAAATGCTTGCAAACGAGGACAATTCCCCATCTTCAACACTTTCAAGGAGGGACATTCAATTAACTTAGCTGTGCAGAACCTTACAAGCTTGGGAAGACCTTTGAGCTTTAGAGAGTCTAATTTAGGTAATAATATTTTGCTCATTGTTTCTCCTTCTCCTGCTGCAAGTATTACTTCTTCCATAGATTTACAGTCACATATCTCAAGCACTTTAAGCTGTGCAAGACTTCCAACAATAGAAGATGTGAATAGAAAGTTCAAATTCCCACACCCATCTACAATCAATGTTGTTAATTTTTCAATACTCGGAGACAATGCTTTATGTTGACAAGGCCATATCATTTCCACATTAATTCCAACCAAGTTCATGTCTGCCAAATTAGGAAATCGAATCTGCAGGCACAATTTTTATGTCAtgagaaatataatattatcattTAAAAGGAAGCCTGACAGAAGTAACAGAAGATTAgagaattaaaaagtaaatttcttTAATGTCTAAAACATAGATAAttaacaaaacaaaaatagagAGTGGATGAAACCTTGTCGTTGAAAAGTGCCACCAGAACTTCCGCATCAGCTTCACATACAATTTCATTGGAGGCCGTAGTAGCTATTTCTTGATTTCGTGCTCTTTGGGATATAGAATGCACCTTCACTTGGGAACAAAAGCTTGTAAATTGGGGTAGATTTTCCAACGTTAAGGATCGTAGTTGCGTCAACTCACATTCTTCATCATCTTCACCTTCCTTAGCTACTATCACTTGTATAATTTCGCAATTATTCACATTCACTTCTTCTAGCTTCTTAAGGACATTAAACATAGAAAATGAGAAGAGACTCCTCAATGCATTACAATTTTCTACCTTTAATTTTCTCAAATCGCTAAAAGATCCCACTGTATAAGGCCCTCGATAAATCTTCTCCAAATTATTCAGATTGTGAAGAAATAATAACTCCAACTTGGGAAAAGCAGTGAAATGGTTCATTTTCATCCAGTCTATGATATATTGAATATCAAGGCTATTTTGAACACGAAGATGCTTTAACTCAGGAAAGCCTTGATCATCTAATTCATAGAGAACACTTCTCACGCCCTTCAAGTCGTCCAAATATAGACTTTCCGTTTTCATCAGCAACACTTTTACTCTCTCCAACAAGGCGCTTCTATTCAGCTTGAGTTTCAATGATCTTGAGGTCTCATACTCATCATTAGCCCAATCCCACCCATCTCCAATGAATACTCTAAAACGTTccaatttttcagaaaatatatcTTTAGGCATGATATTTGCATCTATGATATGTATCTCTAGAGTGGACAATTTTGACAAAAGCTTCAATTCAGACAAGTTAGCGTTGTTGCTTCCTTCATCATGCCCTTCACCCTCCCATTGCACAAGGCTTCCCCCCAAGTATAATTCCTCCAATTGGGCTAGTGTTGATAGGACATTTGGCGGAATCACTTTAAGTCTTTGACATCTACTCAAATCCAAAAGTCGCAAACAAGTCAATTTTCTTACTTCATTCGGCAATCGAATAATTGTAGATTCCAACAAGCTGAGAACTTGCAGCTGTTTTAGCTCTCCAATTGCAGCTATGTCTTCCAAATCACAGCCATCCAAACATAATGTTTGGAGGTTCTCAAGAGATTGAAGTGACGAAGGAAGTGGTGACAAATAAATTCCCGTCAAATCCAAGACTTTGAGTTCTTTCATTCTACTGAATAAATTCTCTGTGATTTTGAGCGAGCAATCTTGATTGAACAAAAAAAATGACTTGAGTTTTGGGCATTCAAATACTTCAGGGAGCTTAGGGATTTTGCAATATGGCAAAGAGATTGATGTGCACTGCTTAAAGAAGTCCTCGTCCGGCCATTCTTCCAATTCAGCTTCATTTGCTGCAGTGAGAACTTGATCGTGCTTGGACACAAATGAGGCTGCAAAGCTGTGAACCACATCATGCATTTTGACTCGCTCATGGTCACCATCTTCAAGTAACAAACAAGACAGCTTTAGATCACTTATTACTGTAAGTAGTCTATTTCTTGTTGCTTTTAGTGTCATGTGTTGATTAAATAAGCCAAACCCCACTACATATTTAAACAAGTCTCGGATGCCCTCATTAGCTTTGAGTTGTCCCAAGAGTCGGAATAAAGACTTCTCCTCATCTCTCAAAAAGTTGTAACTCAACTCTAGGGCTGAGTAAACTCTCTTTTCATGTCCCCTGCCATCAAATATTTTAAGCTTTTCCAGCGCATCATTCCATTCAAATGCCTGCTTATTTTTCAACGCAGTCGCTACTGCTACAATTAAAATGGGCAAGCCTGCACATCTCTTTGCTATTTCCACAGCTATAGGTCGTAAGTTGGAATCTTTAAGATCTCCCACTTTCTTCTCAAATAGACTCCATGCCTCTTGATGCTCTAAAACTTCAAGCCTGAAATCTCTCTGTACACCCATTTCCGACAATACAGATTGATTTCTGGACGTCATAAGTATCTTGCTTCCATTATGATCAGTGCCATAAGGAATTCCTATCTCATCTAGTTTGATTGCTGCCCATATATCATCAAGAATTATTAgaattttctcttcttttttgatTCGCTCACTCAATCGAGCTGCTCGTACTGCAATAGACTCCGCACCAAGTTTGAAGTCTAGCCATTCTGCAATTTCTTGCTGAACACTTGTCAAAACCACACTGTGGGTGACAGTTGCTATAACCACTAATTTGAAGATTCCGAGTTCCCTGACCAGAGTGGCAATGTGTCTCACAAGTGTGGTTTTACCCACGCCTCCCATTCCGTACACTCCAATGAGATTGACGTCAGCATCTTTTAAAGCATTCAAGATTTCATCTACAACAGAGTTTCTTGATTCAAAGGCTTCACACTCTTTGACTGCCCCTATGCCCTGTGGTGGAGCACGGTAGGAAACTCTGGGAAAATTTCCCCCTTCTCGGGCTCCAACAATGATTGGTATTTCTTTACTGGCTTTTCTACTAATCTGTTGGCGCCTGATCAAATTTGGACACAATCCCATGAAGCACCTCCTTTTTCCTCCATCTTTATGTTGAAGAAGAATTTTATCTGCATCTTCAGCGACACTATCCACCTTAGCCAACCACTGCTGAACATCAGCTTCAATTTGTTCCAGTGGATTCCGCCTAGCCACCTCCACAGTGTGCTCAACCCTTTGTTTAGCATGACTGAGCTTTTCAACTTCTTCTTCGAGATTGTGGATGTTGGCACTGTAGTTGAATACATATTTGATCTGACGCACAACAGGATTAACCAACAGTTCGAAAACTTTGGATACAATGGGATCCACCACTAACTTTGCAAACTCCATTtgctgctcttttttttttcttggtagAGAATAACAGCTACAAGTTACTAGAATAAAACGAGAGGTGAAAACGAATAAGTAATTTACAATGTAAAACAAACTATTAAGTAATTtgcaaagaaaataaacaattaatgCTCATACAAAATCAAATGTGCAATGTAAAACAAACTATTAAGTAATTTGCAAATAACAAGCAAGTAAAATGACAGAGTAGAGATTTCtaagtatatattttaaataaaaacaatataTAATGTGAGATAAATGAAAAGATCTTTCGTTTTTACTgacaaaaaagttaaaaaaaaaaaaaaaacaattaatattaaaatcaaatgcAAAACCCagttttttaattgagaaataaaaAGCAAAAGAATCCTAAAATAAGTCTATCTTAAAAATGACACAAAGATACTATGGAATTGAGTGATAAAAATAAAGGAGATCTTGTTACCTTTTGCAATCAAAGAGAGACAGATCCAGCAAGATGATCAGCTGATTACCACTAAAGAGAGACAACGTACATAATTGAAGAAACGGTATCAAAgcaaattaatatgaaaaaaaaaacaaagcatCAAAGAAACTGATGGAGCAATATGATCAGCTGATTACTactgaaaataattaaagaaaatgaaaaatagaaaCCAAACAGTAAAGTAATTTTTGCAAGTAAAGATTTCTGAGTGcagatttttaaataaaaacataataCATTGAGAGACACACAAAAACACCTCTTTTATCAGGAACAAATCTAAGGTACagggaaataaataaataactgagaaataaaaaaaaaatcaaaagggTTTCTTTTTTGCAAATCTACCATAAAAAAATGGCATAAAATatgactaaataaataaaatctgaaTAAATAGACAAACAATATCAaagaaattatgaaattaaGTACTACATTTAAAAGAAACTTATTACCTTCGGCAATCGGAGTTTTTTGAGTATGTAGAACTGACAGAGAGCAAAATGATGTTGATTTCTACTGAGAATTAAAGCCAAATTGAATACACTGAGAAGCACAAGAGCAAGTCAAGAAGTTACAGTCAATATGCTGAGCTCAATTATCATATGCGCTCCACACAATTGATTCCTCTGTCCTTTCCCACAGAAAAAAAAATGGGTCCTCTCTTTTTTTCTGTCGGTGATGCACTTACAAAGCTATAGTCAAATGCACAGTTtagtaaagtaaaaaaaaaaaaataacacaaGAGTTTTTAATTaactcaaattaaaataatatcattctaattaataaatttctttataaaattatattttaaatcgtAAGTCATCAGATTAATAGGTCCATTATTAGGTCGTCAATTCATTATTAAATCGTAAGTCATCAGTCAGTCATTAAATTATTAGGTTGTCAAACAATTGTTAGTCAATAAATTATCATTcatatttaattgttaaatcgTTAATCAACATTTCGTGGTTTATATATTTCTAAGTTAATGACTAATTAATAGAATCAACATTAAAAGATAATTCcatatattattttaagtaaagttgaaataaatatatagataatttttttaaatagaaattattatttaatttttatattataaaaatatttattttaaaaaatatattacactatttttaatgttttaaaaaaatttattaataaatttttatattaattctaatagttaaatattaaaaaaaaattaaaatgttgaaCACAATAAAGTAAAGCTACATAAACACAGTTAATTCATACTCATAtaaaagtttattaaatttagataaatcttttgaaaattcagttcagtttatttttattaaatctatttagtttaatttaaaaaaaattaatttaatcgaaccaaatcactatattatatattattatatattttcatattgAGTAAGCATATGTAGTGTATTGGAAAGTATTTATTTTAGACATTTAAAAATCTGAACTTCAATTTTTATAGGATTATagtgtattttttatatttttttatataacttAATGTCAAAAAATTTTAACCATTCACTTTAATCGATGAATTCAAGCCATTCAAAAACCCTAGCCTTAGCCTTTTTCCTCAACTTCCTCCATATATtgctatttttattttctcatgttttcttttcttctctcccTCCATCTTTCATTTCGCTATTATTATCGCGTTCTTTTTATCCATCATTCAtattcatatataattttaaatttaaattattataatcttggtttgtaataaatttattgaatttttattacaTTTGTAAGAAAGATAAACATTTGTAATTCTTGATTTGTAATTATTtagatctttaaaattttatatttattttgttagttGCTGGTTGCATTTTctgaatttgataatttttttaaatactagTAAATCGAACTGACCGGATATTCAATCCTATCACTTGAAGTGATTTTTAACACTCTACTTTTATTAGTTGAaatgtataataattaataattaattgagaagagataataataaatacatttcAATGAATGTTAAATAATCACATCTCAAGTGATTGTcactattatttttcttaataataattataaaaaattattacgtagtttgaaaataaaatcttatattttaatttataataaataggaTTTTATATTTTCACGCCCTTAGTAAAATGAGATTTTTTCATCCATgccattaaatattattgataaattataatttaatgtatgaaaattatattttagtttttttatttttaaatttattttattaaattttatttgattaataaaataattttttaatttaaattttatatttttaattgaaattaatctgcatatttttatagatattataattactaataaatctttatatttatgaattactctttttatttattaaattttaatatcttgtaggtgaaaaataataaaataaaataaaataaaataaaaaatataatattttctttttattttaattaataaaaaatcattaaaaaagaaaatttagatTATAAACAACTTTTTGTACTTGATTGTAGACGTATATtgtatcaaaattttttatttaatatttattttattaatttattttgaaatattaaatttaataaatatgtgagattaatttagaaaaatatataaatatttttgtaaataattataatatttagggattaatttataaaaatataagaataaattataattaaaaggatattttattataaaataaaattttttaaataaatttataaatatttgaactaaattatatattttataaaaggaaaaattactttttagtccctgagatttaatgtaattaacacttctgtccttcTATTTTGGtgatccaacacttaagtccctcactttttcTTCCgttcaaattcgtagtccttccattCATTTaagccgtttggtcaaagagtcaaatgtgagagatgataattttttccaaaaataccctcctctcaaCGTGAAATCCCTatctttcttctctttcatatTTTATCCATTTTCTTTTATCCATTGTTAATTctcctctcttttttttctctctttcttttatctttcttctccctcatattttctctatttctttttgacatggttgatttttctttttttttttttctctttttcatcttttttctcccttatattttctctattttttttgacattgttgatttttcttttttttttctctttttcatcttttttctcccttatattttctctatttcattttgatattgttgatttttctttttttttttctctttttcatctttgttctccatcatattttctctatttccttttgacattgttaatttttctttttttttttctcttttccatctttcttctccctAAAACATTATTTgagagttgcagaaagggtaggagttatggtgaagaagaaggaggaggaggagaaaaaagaAGGAAATGTGAAAAAATAGAATGAAAAAGAACTTctagaggagaagaagaagaagaagaagaagaaggagaaagagaaggagaatgagaaggagaaggagaagaatgagaagaaggagaagaagaatctATAGTGAAGAGGCATTGAAATAGCGAGACTTTTAGTGAGAgtcaattttatcaattttcgtGTCCCAAAcagctattttggacggaaggactacgaatttggacagaagagaaagtgagggacttaagtgttggatcgccaaaatagagggatagaagtgttaattacgttaaatctcagggactaaaaagtaattttccctttataaaatttccatttcaaaaaaaaaatttataaaatttaaaattaaaatataatttaccttaattaaaaattaattttaaatattaatttattaataatattaaataaaaaaatatcactttATTAAcgatttaaaactatgaaattctttttattgtaaattaaattataaaactttattttaaaaaatcattaaactATAATATAACTTTTTATAATTACCCTTTAAATCAAAAAGTCAATCTCGCACTTTATtatacattttttttctttatttatacttgtattatatttatttctttcccataattctaaaaatttgTTGTTTATTAACCTTTATTGTTCTCGTTATGGAGGTTCATGATCTTCATAATTAATCACAAGTTTCAACAGCAGGAAAATGtgaaaattttttgttatttaaatttttttaaatttaatttattttaaaaaatataattccaTTGAATTTtacctaattaaaaattaaattaatcatgttGTCAATACCTCTTTGACATCTTAACAATTAGTTTTTGGTTTCCACAACCCCTCCTTTGAACTGTGCTAGAGTTGTTGTTTCAGATCTCATAATTAACCACAGATGGAACGAGAGTTTAATTGCACAGATGTTCAACGAAAGAGATAGAAGTTGTATTTTGAACATCCCTCTTAGTCTTTCATCGTGTTCTGATACATGGTGCTGGAAATTCGAGTCCAAAGGTCACTATTCGGTTAAGAGTGCATATAGGTTCCTGGTTGATGGCTTTCAACATAGGGAAGGGAGCGAGATATGGAAAAGGTTCTGGAAAGCTAAAGTTCCCCCAAAAGTGCTCAATTTCTGTTGGCGGGCTCTAGTTAATGTTGTCTCTTGCCTTTCGTCACTTCAGTCCAAGAGAGTCCCAGTTGATCCTTCATGCCCGTTGTGTCATGTAGCCCCTGAGAATGTCTTGCATATTCTGATTCAGTGCCCTTTTGCCCGCAGCTGCTGGTTAAGTTCGCCGTTGGGTTGGCCTGCGCCTTCTGTATCTTCTTTAAATGAGTGGTTTTCTTTAGCCTTCTCTTCTGCTTCTGTGGAAAATGCCTCCCTTATGCTAATGATCTTATGGGCTTTGTGGCAAAATAGGAACAATGTTGTATGGAAAGGCCAGGGTCAGACTGCGagtggtgtgttcttcatggctctgaattttttgcagcaatggaAAGCAGCCCGGGTCGTGTCCTCAGTAAGCACCATTGTCGACCCGGGTCGCCCGATCTGGTCTCCTCCGCCGCACTGTTGGATCAAGGCGAACATTGACGCCTCTTTAAGCTTGCAACGAGGTTCGGTAGGTTTCGGTTGTGTAATCCGGAAGGATGATGAGAGTTTTGTGGCTGCTAGAGCAGGCTCTTTTTATAGTCAGATGGATGCAAAGTGTGCTGAAGCTATAGCATTCCGGGAAgcattgagctg
This is a stretch of genomic DNA from Manihot esculenta cultivar AM560-2 chromosome 2, M.esculenta_v8, whole genome shotgun sequence. It encodes these proteins:
- the LOC110609174 gene encoding uncharacterized protein LOC110609174 isoform X1, whose protein sequence is MIIELKHIDYNFFTCSSASQCIQFGFNSQYKSTDHFALSLYILRLLKATLFVFTSRFILVTCSCYSLPRKKKEQQMEFAKLVVDPIVSKVFELLVNPVVRQIKYVFNYSANIHNLEEEVEKLSHAKQRVEHTVEVARRNPLEQIEADVQQWLAKVDSVAEDADKILLQHKDGGKRRCFMGLCPNLIRRQQISRKASKEIPIIVGAREGGNFPRVSYRAPPQGIGAVKECEAFESRNSVVDEILNALKDADVNLIGVYGMGGVGKTTLVRHIATLVRELGIFKLVVIATVTHSVVLTSVQQEIAEWLDFKLGAESIAVRAARLSERIKKEEKILIILDDIWAAIKLDEIGIPYGTDHNGSKILMTSRNQSVLSEMGVQRDFRLEVLEHQEAWSLFEKKVGDLKDSNLRPIAVEIAKRCAGLPILIVAVATALKNKQAFEWNDALEKLKIFDGRGHEKRVYSALELSYNFLRDEEKSLFRLLGQLKANEGIRDLFKYVVGFGLFNQHMTLKATRNRLLTVISDLKLSCLLLEDGDHERVKMHDVVHSFAASFVSKHDQVLTAANEAELEEWPDEDFFKQCTSISLPYCKIPKLPEVFECPKLKSFFLFNQDCSLKITENLFSRMKELKVLDLTGIYLSPLPSSLQSLENLQTLCLDGCDLEDIAAIGELKQLQVLSLLESTIIRLPNEVRKLTCLRLLDLSRCQRLKVIPPNVLSTLAQLEELYLGGSLVQWEGEGHDEGSNNANLSELKLLSKLSTLEIHIIDANIMPKDIFSEKLERFRVFIGDGWDWANDEYETSRSLKLKLNRSALLERVKVLLMKTESLYLDDLKGVRSVLYELDDQGFPELKHLRVQNSLDIQYIIDWMKMNHFTAFPKLELLFLHNLNNLEKIYRGPYTVGSFSDLRKLKVENCNALRSLFSFSMFNVLKKLEEVNVNNCEIIQVIVAKEGEDDEECELTQLRSLTLENLPQFTSFCSQVKVHSISQRARNQEIATTASNEIVCEADAEVLVALFNDKIRFPNLADMNLVGINVEMIWPCQHKALSPSIEKLTTLIVDGCGNLNFLFTSSIVGSLAQLKVLEICDCKSMEEVILAAGEGETMSKILLPKLDSLKLKGLPKLVRFCTAKLIECPSLKVLKMGNCPRLQAFVSTQANTSLFDEKVWFPNLDELHVEDMHMLKMIWCDEVLADSFGRLKELKVLNGKQLLEIFPSKLLEKFLVNLEFLTVQHCDSVKEVFDLQAIIKEREVHVARHSQLRNLDIRNLPNLIQIWNRDPHGSLSFYNLHVVIAWDCPNLKKFFPFSVGQCLPHLELLTIGDCGMEEIVAKEERAEALAIIPKFAFRGLKAMVLLGLDELNYFYSGKHTLECPQLKYLNVHLCGKLQTFNFESQEMQEMLMDKQEDELKLQIPQPLFSFREIIGNLEELVINEQDAAMIQQNQFPMDLFLKLKFLHLQSVGYSFLNLPVNLLQKFPNLETLVLTVCYFKELLQHGHGHDPVLSQIRCLELIGLPNIRHVWNQDSPFFQNLETLKIWDCHGLTNLAPSSATFQNLTTLHVTRCNGMSSLVSSSTAESMHNLATMTIEESDTIEEIVSSDKNNFQSQNEIILWKLASLRLHCLKSLETFCSSARCTLKFPALEVVDLSQCPKMKVFSQGSISTPRLKRVNLTEERDKWRWVGDLNSTIKQLYADKVGFSGLQHLKLSEFSQLKEAWKTQLPLNFFHNLSSLEVDEVAFSSIAVPSNLLPILNDLEKLEVRNCDSVEQVFGLERPNFDGPFGNLFNLSELKLINLPMLRLVWIEIPKGILDLRNLKLLKIYNCSSLRYIFTPTICCGLEQLQVLEVKSCAVVEEIITEESTDEIRFPQLNSIILESLPRLINFSSGSGTVHCPSLKEIAVVDCPTTFTCSFFREADAAIDKIVERKVFFPNLKDLKLSSIDVEMMWHAQHLKMSSYTENLTSLTVDGCGNLKYLLSSSSIVHLKRLEVCNCKMMEQVILREGLDEEIMSLHQLESLKLKDLPKLTRFCTTNLVECSALKEICIQNCPQMRTFVSNSPTSNNELEIINSALFDEKVAFPNLEKMEILNMDYLNMLWHNQLHSDSFCKIKALTVEHCEELLKIFPSMLLRGLQNLEDLIIGNCDSLEEVFDLQEIIKLKETVTIQLRTLNIRNLPNLKHVWNKDPMGLVLFDNLSSVVVWDCPNLKAIFPATIAKNLLQLENLNVKGCGGVEEIVAQDQGTEASIEFLFPCLKFLILWELNELKCFYSRIHTLESPLLKCLIVYHCEKLNIFCPESENLPETDRESQAMIQDPQPLFSFRKVVSNLEKLTLTRKDAAMILEGQFPADLFHKLTNIGIHCFHDESAVFPFDLLERFQPMEILQVGCSQFKKLFPCDGSVDGKKYVEVLRLVRVLTLSNLPNLTDIGNQDSQLDQILQSLELLHVERCNSMVALVASSTFQNLITLNVLKCDRLLSLVTSSTAKSLVRLTTMSIKECDGLKEIVANDGDEIELKEDIIFRKLESLELHYLPSLVCFCSSEHSFKFPSLKNVTVKQCPKLQVFSKGVLSTSSLLGVQKDDQWHWNGNLNASIQQLFPEINAREY